A segment of the Candidatus Margulisiibacteriota bacterium genome:
TTCAACCGCGATTATTTGAGCCACTCCCTGCAGCGCTTTCTTCAGCTGGGTCAGCGGCAGAGGGGACAAGACCAGCGGCATAACAACCCTTACTTCTAATTTTTCGGCCGCTTCCAGGCAAAGGTGTTTGGTTGATCCCCAGCAAACAACAGCTGTTCTGGCCGCTTGCTTGCCATAGACTTTAACCGCCTCAAGCTCGTCGATCTCTTTTAACAGTGCAACCCCTTTGCGTAGTCGCTTTTCCTGCATTTTCCTGGTTATACGCTGGTCTTCAGTCGTTACCCCATCTTCTTCATGTTCATAACTGTTCACTTTAATCGTCGCCCCCGCCTCACCGGGAAAAGCCAGCGGAGAAATCCCGCTAGCTGTCGCCAGATAGCGCTTGTACTCACCACTCCCATCCCAAAAAAGACTTTGCTCTTCAGGGAAGCGTTTTATATTTTTCAGATCAAAGCTATATGTCCCTTCGGCAATATTTTTGTCGGTCAAGATGATCGCTGGAAGCTGATATTTCCAGGCCAGGCGAAGAGCAACACCTCCCCAGTAATAAGCCTCTTCGGCATCCCCCGGCGCGACGATCAGCCTGGTAAATTCACCCTGCCCGGCCCAAAGAGCAAACATTAACTCGGTCTGGCTGGAGTAAGTCGGTAACCCGGTACTGGGCCCAGGCCGCTGGCCCAGGACGATTACCATTGGCAGTTCTGCCATTCCGGCAAAGCTCAACCCTTCGGTCATCAGGCAAAAGCCGCCGCCAGAAGTGCCAACCGCGGTCTTCTGTCCGGCATACGCAAAACCCAGCGCCATCATGATCACCGCCAGTTCGCTTTCCGGATGGATGACCTTCATGTTCAGCGCCTCAGCCCGCTGCGCCAAAAAATGAAGAATGGTCGAAGATGGTGTCATAGGATAGGAAATGTAAGCGTCAAGTCCGGCCGACGCCAATCCCAGGGCCAACGCTTCATTTCCGGTCACAAGAGGCAGAACAGGCTTTTTTTGCTCCTCGATCTTATAAAATGTCTCGGCCGCGTTGTACCCTTTTCGCGCCAGCTGGATATTGATCTCCGTTTCCTTTTTTAAATTTTCACGGGCCACTTTCTCGAATTTTTCCCAGGGAAGGCCAAGCGCCTTGGCCAAACCACCAAGCATCGCAGTATTACGAACAATCTCTGGGCCTCCAGCTGCCTTGACCATTGAGGTAAGAGGAAGCGCCAGGCCGGTCCCTTTGACCACATCAGAATCATAAAGAACAACAGTCCGGCCGTGGATCTTGTCACGGTGATTATCTAAACAGTCCTGGTTTAGGGCGCAAATAAAATCAACGGTCTGGCGGTGGGCGCCAAGCTTCTCCCTGGCCGCCCGAACGATGGAAAAAGTGTGTCCCCCTCTGATAAGTGATGGATAATCCCGGTAAATATAGATCCGAAAGCCAAGTTGGTTGAGGAGTTTGCCGATCAGCAGACTGGCCTGGTCGATCCCATCTCCGGCCCGACCGCCAATTAATATCGAGAGGCTTTCCATACCAAAAAGTATAGAGTGGACAGGAGCTCCGGTCAAGCAACGAAAAAAGTTACGCCTTTTTATGTTTCCAACGCCCGG
Coding sequences within it:
- a CDS encoding 2-oxoacid:acceptor oxidoreductase subunit alpha, whose product is MESLSILIGGRAGDGIDQASLLIGKLLNQLGFRIYIYRDYPSLIRGGHTFSIVRAAREKLGAHRQTVDFICALNQDCLDNHRDKIHGRTVVLYDSDVVKGTGLALPLTSMVKAAGGPEIVRNTAMLGGLAKALGLPWEKFEKVARENLKKETEINIQLARKGYNAAETFYKIEEQKKPVLPLVTGNEALALGLASAGLDAYISYPMTPSSTILHFLAQRAEALNMKVIHPESELAVIMMALGFAYAGQKTAVGTSGGGFCLMTEGLSFAGMAELPMVIVLGQRPGPSTGLPTYSSQTELMFALWAGQGEFTRLIVAPGDAEEAYYWGGVALRLAWKYQLPAIILTDKNIAEGTYSFDLKNIKRFPEEQSLFWDGSGEYKRYLATASGISPLAFPGEAGATIKVNSYEHEEDGVTTEDQRITRKMQEKRLRKGVALLKEIDELEAVKVYGKQAARTAVVCWGSTKHLCLEAAEKLEVRVVMPLVLSPLPLTQLKKALQGVAQIIAVEDNATAQLAQLLKGAGIKVDAVILTYDGRPETVEQLEERIARGMK